Proteins from a genomic interval of Desulfofustis limnaeus:
- a CDS encoding potassium channel family protein translates to MKFVVPQLLYFFQDKTARRNILLLSKFLLFLLSVVCLYSILFHIIMAEEGKDHSWFTGLYWTLTVMTTLGFGDITFSSDLGRIFSIIVLLSGVLFLLIILPFTFIQFFYAPWLQAQEKARTPRALPDDLSGHVLITSVDPITTRLIEYLNRRHIPYAIITGDQHHAAGLLNEGYRVIVGDLDRQSTYRNTQVDKAALVVVTNDDLLSTNICFTIRQISDDVPIVTNAENKHSIDILEYSGNVSVYEFMHMLGVSLARRAFGVGQGSTVIGRFGDLLISELPVRFTGLEGKTLAQASIRQATGVTAIGIMEKGKFVAATPNSPINPQAILILAGTSGQLKAFDEQFAASYEQSPQIPQVLILGGGRVGQVAAATLEEHNINFRIVEKRTNLGKTLYQGKTIVGDAADIETLKSAGIETVKSVIITTHSDDMNIYLTFYCRQLRPDVQIISRSILERNVAKLHMAGADQVMSYASLGAGTIFQLLQPNEISLFTEGLVVLQRQAGSRYAGTTILTCGIREQTGLSVIAIRKDDHLEISPKPQTPIAEMDELIFIGTSDQEKLFEQMD, encoded by the coding sequence ATGAAATTTGTCGTACCACAACTCCTCTATTTTTTTCAGGACAAGACAGCGCGGCGCAATATCCTGCTCCTGTCGAAATTCCTGTTGTTTCTTCTCTCCGTCGTCTGCCTCTATTCAATCCTGTTTCATATCATCATGGCCGAGGAGGGCAAGGATCACAGCTGGTTCACCGGCCTGTACTGGACCCTGACCGTGATGACCACCCTCGGTTTCGGCGATATTACGTTCTCCTCCGATCTGGGCCGGATCTTTTCCATCATCGTGTTGCTCTCCGGGGTGCTCTTTCTGCTGATCATCCTGCCGTTCACCTTCATCCAATTCTTTTATGCACCCTGGCTCCAGGCTCAGGAAAAAGCCCGCACCCCCCGCGCCCTGCCTGACGACCTCAGTGGCCACGTGCTGATCACCAGCGTCGATCCGATCACCACCAGGTTGATCGAATATCTCAATCGTCGGCACATCCCCTACGCCATTATCACCGGCGACCAGCACCATGCCGCCGGACTGCTCAACGAGGGGTATCGGGTCATCGTCGGCGATCTCGACCGTCAGTCCACCTATCGCAATACCCAGGTGGACAAGGCGGCGCTGGTGGTGGTGACCAACGACGACCTGCTCAGCACCAACATCTGTTTTACCATTCGGCAGATCAGCGACGACGTGCCCATCGTTACCAATGCGGAAAACAAGCACTCCATCGATATTCTCGAATATTCGGGCAACGTCAGCGTCTACGAGTTCATGCACATGCTCGGGGTATCGCTGGCCCGGAGAGCCTTCGGGGTCGGCCAGGGATCAACGGTGATCGGCCGTTTCGGCGATTTGCTCATCTCCGAACTACCGGTACGGTTCACCGGCCTCGAGGGCAAGACCCTGGCGCAGGCATCCATTCGTCAGGCGACCGGGGTCACCGCCATCGGCATCATGGAGAAAGGCAAATTTGTGGCGGCAACCCCGAACTCACCGATCAACCCTCAGGCCATCCTGATCCTTGCCGGGACCAGTGGTCAACTGAAGGCTTTCGACGAACAATTCGCGGCCAGCTACGAGCAATCGCCGCAGATCCCGCAGGTACTCATCCTCGGCGGTGGTCGTGTCGGTCAGGTGGCCGCCGCCACGCTGGAAGAGCATAACATCAACTTCCGGATTGTCGAGAAGCGAACCAACCTCGGCAAGACCCTCTATCAGGGCAAGACCATCGTCGGCGATGCCGCCGACATCGAGACTTTGAAAAGCGCCGGCATAGAGACGGTCAAATCGGTCATCATCACAACCCACAGCGATGACATGAACATCTATCTGACCTTTTATTGCCGCCAGCTTCGTCCCGACGTGCAGATCATCAGCCGCTCGATCCTCGAACGAAACGTGGCCAAACTGCACATGGCGGGTGCGGACCAGGTGATGTCCTATGCCTCGCTCGGCGCCGGCACCATCTTCCAACTCCTGCAACCCAACGAGATCTCACTTTTTACCGAAGGCTTGGTGGTCCTGCAGCGGCAAGCCGGCAGCCGTTATGCCGGCACCACCATCCTCACCTGTGGTATCAGGGAACAAACCGGTCTCAGCGTCATCGCCATCAGGAAAGATGACCACCTGGAGATCAGCCCCAAACCGCAGACACCGATCGCTGAAATGGACGAATTGATCTTTATCGGCACCTCTGACCAGGAGAAGCTGTTCGAGCAGATGGACTGA
- a CDS encoding formate dehydrogenase accessory protein FdhE, whose amino-acid sequence MNSEIQTLIEQRPHLRDPLERYARWLHFSQSVQEMLSGVQLVRSEGDARSYPGNVADAVFDLFLDVLGVSAEHLAPLRAALARGDLDFLRFPLDDYPVLPDFSCSPEEASTVLFLLSRPHFQALRQRSPQDGGAWVGGRCPLCSAQPVLASIVEGPQRRLHCSFCATIGTFRFIGCPHCGNNDVERLGTIVSDDEPGFRIATCDECHSYLKTIESSVLQKMSVDLADMASLPLDMVAQDKGYVRLAPNPIGLRKMT is encoded by the coding sequence ATGAACAGCGAGATTCAGACCCTGATCGAGCAGCGACCACATCTTCGCGACCCCCTGGAGCGATACGCCCGTTGGTTGCATTTTTCCCAGAGCGTGCAGGAGATGCTCTCCGGGGTGCAGTTGGTCCGGTCCGAGGGTGACGCCAGAAGCTATCCCGGCAACGTGGCGGACGCTGTTTTCGACCTTTTCCTCGACGTCCTCGGCGTGTCTGCGGAGCATCTGGCGCCGCTGCGTGCGGCGCTGGCCCGCGGAGATCTGGATTTTCTCCGCTTTCCCCTTGATGATTATCCGGTCTTGCCGGATTTTTCGTGTTCTCCCGAGGAGGCCAGCACCGTTCTGTTTTTGCTGAGTCGCCCCCACTTTCAAGCGCTGCGGCAGAGATCCCCGCAAGATGGCGGGGCCTGGGTCGGAGGGCGTTGCCCGCTCTGTTCGGCACAGCCGGTGCTTGCTTCCATCGTCGAAGGCCCGCAACGGCGCCTTCACTGTTCGTTTTGCGCCACCATCGGTACGTTCCGGTTCATTGGTTGTCCCCATTGCGGCAACAATGACGTGGAACGTCTGGGCACGATCGTCTCCGACGATGAACCAGGGTTCCGCATTGCCACCTGTGATGAGTGCCACTCCTATCTGAAAACAATCGAATCTTCGGTCCTGCAGAAGATGAGTGTCGATCTGGCCGACATGGCCAGTCTGCCGTTGGATATGGTGGCCCAGGACAAAGGCTATGTGCGGCTGGCACCCAACCCCATCGGCCTGAGAAAGATGACGTGA
- a CDS encoding cytochrome-c peroxidase, whose product MRPIGWLLAILVLPASVGAGPLVPFDSVPVPGRESDSPALVELGKQFFFDRRLSGDGTMSCGTCHDPDMGFSDGLDISLNYPTTRNWRNSPTLINTALQKSLFHDGRAATLEEQALFPMMSAFEMNQNLDYLEEEIRAVPEYEAAFAVAFGDPDVTRERIAKAIAAFERTLISRGAPLDRFLAGDEAALSPEAQQGYQLFVGKGNCSQCHFGPNLMDDRFHALMVPENPEHLADPRITATRRFVAKLYGFEDFRTLDEDPGRYLITKEQKDWKAFKTPTLRDVAKTAPYMHNGVFATLDQVIDFFAAGGGENNRALQPVLLDAQERQQLRSFLEEGLTGAEIVIDYPKIP is encoded by the coding sequence ATGAGACCGATCGGTTGGTTGTTGGCTATTCTGGTTCTGCCGGCATCCGTCGGTGCCGGCCCCTTGGTTCCCTTTGACAGTGTACCTGTCCCAGGGCGGGAATCCGATTCGCCCGCCTTGGTGGAACTTGGCAAGCAGTTTTTTTTTGATCGGCGCCTCTCTGGCGATGGGACCATGAGCTGCGGTACCTGTCACGACCCGGACATGGGGTTCAGCGACGGCCTGGATATTTCTCTGAACTACCCGACCACCAGAAATTGGCGCAATTCTCCGACACTGATCAATACGGCACTGCAGAAAAGCCTGTTTCATGACGGGCGGGCCGCGACCTTGGAAGAACAGGCCCTGTTCCCGATGATGTCGGCCTTCGAGATGAATCAGAACCTGGATTACCTGGAAGAGGAGATTCGTGCGGTGCCCGAGTATGAGGCCGCATTTGCGGTTGCCTTCGGTGATCCCGATGTGACCAGGGAGAGAATAGCCAAGGCCATCGCCGCCTTCGAACGTACGCTCATCTCGCGGGGTGCTCCCCTGGACCGGTTTCTGGCGGGAGACGAAGCAGCCTTGTCGCCGGAGGCGCAGCAGGGCTATCAGCTGTTTGTTGGCAAAGGCAACTGCAGCCAGTGCCACTTTGGCCCGAACCTGATGGACGACCGATTTCATGCGCTGATGGTGCCGGAAAATCCGGAGCACCTGGCCGACCCCCGCATCACCGCAACACGGAGATTTGTGGCCAAACTCTATGGGTTCGAGGATTTCCGGACGTTAGACGAGGATCCGGGACGTTACCTGATAACCAAGGAACAAAAGGACTGGAAGGCCTTCAAGACACCAACGCTCAGAGACGTTGCCAAAACCGCTCCTTACATGCATAATGGGGTCTTTGCCACCCTGGACCAGGTTATCGACTTCTTTGCCGCAGGAGGCGGTGAAAATAATCGGGCTTTGCAGCCCGTGCTCCTTGACGCACAAGAACGACAGCAACTCCGGAGCTTTCTTGAAGAAGGCCTGACCGGCGCAGAAATCGTCATCGACTACCCTAAAATCCCCTGA
- a CDS encoding formate dehydrogenase subunit gamma, which produces MDMVRKSSVDEVLNHWILAGSCILLIITGFAFLFHLQGVGAVFGGFGVMKSVHNWAGVVFSVSLLYSMRHYLKESLEYDADDRQWFKVAGGYLSHKVKVPPMGKYNPGQKLYYLVILLAGIAIAASGFAIWFMKDDGNIMLLSHLVHNVAFVIFVIVVPVHIYLGTLANPGTFRIMVTGTMPLETAKKRHPKWIS; this is translated from the coding sequence ATGGACATGGTACGAAAGTCAAGTGTCGACGAGGTGCTGAACCATTGGATTCTGGCGGGCAGCTGCATTCTGCTGATCATCACCGGCTTTGCCTTCCTGTTCCACCTGCAGGGGGTCGGCGCGGTGTTCGGCGGCTTTGGGGTCATGAAATCGGTGCATAATTGGGCCGGCGTGGTGTTCAGTGTCTCCCTGCTCTATTCGATGCGGCATTACCTTAAGGAGTCCCTCGAATACGATGCCGATGACCGGCAATGGTTCAAGGTGGCCGGCGGCTATCTGTCACACAAGGTGAAAGTGCCGCCCATGGGCAAATACAATCCCGGCCAGAAGCTCTACTATCTGGTTATCCTGCTCGCCGGTATCGCCATCGCCGCATCCGGGTTTGCCATCTGGTTTATGAAGGATGATGGGAATATCATGCTTCTGTCCCATCTGGTTCATAACGTGGCCTTTGTCATCTTTGTCATCGTCGTGCCGGTGCATATCTATCTGGGCACCTTGGCCAACCCGGGAACTTTCCGAATCATGGTGACCGGGACGATGCCGCTGGAGACGGCGAAAAAGAGGCATCCCAAATGGATCAGCTGA
- a CDS encoding 4Fe-4S dicluster domain-containing protein — protein sequence MANDTSKNRKAILVTPELCIGCRACQVACKSWNQLSAIKTKNNGTYQNPPDLASAAYNIIQYSEVPSQDNPVRWLFVSRRCMHCEDAGCMTICPSPGALYRTAEGAVAFDRDKCIGCKLCVNGCPFDVPRYDEEGKITKCHFCFDRLAAGMEPACVKTCPTGALRFGDRDELLATARAEGFATLYGEQDLGGLGSVYAFKDEPKLYGMKENPAIPGSVVFWHTYLKPLSLIGLGGVVGAAAIHYLAIGPHKDAEEEV from the coding sequence ATGGCAAACGATACGTCAAAAAACCGCAAAGCGATCCTGGTCACGCCGGAACTCTGCATCGGCTGCCGGGCTTGCCAGGTTGCCTGCAAGTCCTGGAACCAGTTGTCGGCCATCAAAACCAAGAACAACGGCACCTACCAGAACCCGCCGGATCTCGCCAGTGCCGCTTATAACATCATTCAGTACAGCGAGGTACCGTCGCAGGACAACCCGGTGCGCTGGCTCTTTGTCAGTCGGCGCTGCATGCACTGCGAGGATGCCGGTTGCATGACCATCTGCCCGTCCCCCGGTGCCCTGTATCGGACGGCGGAGGGTGCTGTGGCCTTCGATCGGGACAAGTGCATCGGCTGCAAGCTCTGTGTTAACGGTTGTCCGTTTGATGTGCCCCGCTACGACGAGGAAGGCAAAATCACCAAATGCCACTTCTGTTTCGACCGGCTTGCCGCCGGTATGGAACCGGCCTGCGTCAAGACCTGCCCAACCGGAGCGCTCAGGTTCGGCGATCGAGACGAGTTGCTGGCCACCGCCCGGGCCGAAGGCTTTGCCACGCTTTACGGCGAGCAGGACCTCGGCGGACTGGGCTCGGTCTATGCCTTCAAGGACGAGCCGAAACTCTACGGCATGAAGGAGAATCCGGCCATTCCGGGCAGCGTCGTCTTCTGGCATACCTACCTGAAGCCGCTTTCGTTAATTGGTCTGGGCGGCGTGGTCGGTGCTGCCGCTATCCACTATCTGGCAATCGGCCCGCACAAAGACGCGGAAGAGGAGGTATGA
- the fdnG gene encoding formate dehydrogenase-N subunit alpha, translating to MGVSRRDFLKLSGSTALVGALGVNLDPARAYAQELRIKNAKQTTTICPYCSVGCSIIVYAENGKVINTEGDPDHPINEGALCSKGASIMQLPNNEYRVRKPMYREPGGTAWKEVEWDWALDRIARLVKDARDKSFKTVEKGFVVNRTDAIAHVGSAALDNEECYILQKLVRSWGLVYVEHQARIUHSATVAALAESFGRGAMTNHWIDLKNADVILAMGGNPASNHPISMKWIMRARQKGAKLICVDPRFSQTAAKADLYAPLRSGTDIAFLGGMINYILENNLYFKEYVVSYTNASFLVNPEFKGPADLDGLFSGYNEDKRNYDKATWTYQKDENGVVLKDPSLEDPNCVFQLLKKHYARYTIDKVVGITGTPQDKLLAVYELYGSTGKPNRVGTECYAMGWTQHTVGTQNIRTMAIIQMLLGNMGMAGGGVNALRGESNVQGSTDYGILFHILPGYNPTPNASHVDLATYIEKNTPKTNEPGSLNWWSNRNKYIVSYLKALYGDAAVPENDFGYAWLPKLDVGQNASWLNLFEKMLQGEFEGFFAWGQNPACSGANSNKTRVAMTKLKWLVNVNLFDNETASFWRGPGMNPADIQTEVFMLPCASSVEKEGSISNSGRWAQWRYKAIDPIGESWPDGEIINELYYKVRDLYLKEGGAYPDPIVKLSWDYGEKDGQGKVKHLDTHAIAKEINGYYLQDVYDTKVEPPKLVGKKGDLVPSFAFLQADGSTSSGNWLYCNSYVLKDGKEVNMMARRGKEDPTGLGLYSNWSWSWPVNRRIIYNRASVDLQGQPWDPERPLLTWDAAKPGWVGDVPDGGAPPMGVSGGLPFIMKSDGVASVFGPGLAEGPFPEHYEALECPLEENAMSKQRINPTIKIFGDQMDAFFSCDLRYPFVGTTYRVTEHWQTGCMTRHCSWLLEMQPQNFVEMSFELAKELGISNGETVVVSSGRGEVKAVALVSERFKPFKVMNTTVHQVGLPWHFGWQFPEDGSGYDSANLLTPNVGDANTMIPESKAFMVNVRKA from the coding sequence ATGGGAGTATCAAGACGGGATTTCCTCAAACTGTCGGGTTCCACCGCTCTGGTCGGCGCGCTCGGCGTCAATCTTGACCCGGCCCGGGCCTATGCCCAGGAGTTGCGGATCAAGAACGCCAAGCAGACGACAACGATCTGCCCGTATTGCTCGGTGGGATGCAGCATCATCGTCTACGCCGAGAACGGGAAGGTCATCAATACCGAAGGCGACCCCGATCATCCGATCAATGAAGGCGCTTTGTGTTCCAAGGGGGCCTCGATCATGCAGCTCCCGAACAACGAGTACCGCGTGCGCAAACCCATGTATCGCGAACCGGGCGGGACTGCCTGGAAGGAGGTGGAGTGGGACTGGGCCTTGGACCGGATTGCCCGGTTGGTCAAAGATGCCCGGGACAAGAGCTTCAAGACGGTTGAGAAAGGCTTTGTGGTCAACCGCACGGATGCCATCGCCCACGTGGGTAGTGCCGCGCTGGACAATGAAGAGTGCTACATTCTTCAAAAACTGGTTCGGTCCTGGGGCCTGGTGTATGTGGAACACCAGGCGCGTATCTGACACTCCGCAACGGTTGCGGCTCTGGCAGAGTCGTTCGGACGCGGTGCAATGACCAACCACTGGATCGATCTGAAAAACGCCGATGTCATTCTGGCCATGGGCGGTAATCCGGCATCGAACCACCCCATCTCGATGAAATGGATCATGCGGGCCCGCCAGAAAGGGGCCAAGTTGATCTGCGTCGATCCCCGTTTCTCGCAGACGGCGGCCAAGGCCGACCTCTATGCGCCGCTTCGTTCGGGGACGGATATCGCTTTCCTCGGCGGCATGATCAACTACATCCTGGAAAACAATCTTTACTTCAAGGAGTACGTGGTCAGTTACACCAATGCTTCTTTTCTGGTCAATCCCGAGTTCAAAGGACCGGCCGATCTGGATGGGTTGTTCTCCGGGTATAATGAAGACAAGCGCAATTACGACAAAGCCACCTGGACTTACCAGAAGGATGAAAACGGGGTGGTCCTGAAAGATCCGAGCCTGGAGGATCCGAATTGCGTCTTCCAACTCTTGAAGAAGCATTACGCTCGTTACACCATCGACAAAGTGGTGGGTATCACCGGTACCCCGCAGGATAAGCTGCTGGCCGTCTATGAGTTGTATGGATCGACCGGCAAGCCGAACCGGGTCGGCACCGAATGTTACGCCATGGGCTGGACCCAGCATACCGTCGGCACCCAGAACATCAGGACGATGGCCATCATCCAGATGCTGCTCGGCAACATGGGCATGGCCGGCGGCGGCGTCAACGCCCTGCGCGGCGAGTCCAACGTCCAGGGATCCACCGACTACGGCATCCTCTTCCATATCCTGCCGGGGTACAACCCGACACCCAATGCTTCACATGTCGATCTGGCCACTTATATTGAAAAAAATACTCCGAAGACCAACGAGCCGGGTAGTCTCAACTGGTGGAGCAACCGCAACAAGTACATCGTGAGTTACCTCAAGGCGCTCTATGGTGATGCGGCGGTTCCGGAAAACGATTTCGGCTACGCCTGGTTGCCGAAACTCGATGTGGGCCAGAACGCTTCCTGGCTCAATCTCTTTGAAAAAATGCTGCAGGGCGAGTTCGAGGGATTCTTCGCCTGGGGGCAGAACCCGGCCTGTTCGGGGGCCAACTCCAACAAGACGCGGGTCGCCATGACCAAACTCAAATGGCTGGTCAACGTCAACCTCTTCGACAACGAGACGGCTTCGTTCTGGCGTGGGCCGGGTATGAATCCGGCGGATATCCAGACCGAGGTATTCATGCTTCCCTGCGCCTCCTCGGTGGAAAAGGAAGGGAGCATCTCCAACTCCGGTCGCTGGGCGCAGTGGCGGTACAAGGCCATCGACCCGATCGGTGAGTCATGGCCGGATGGGGAAATCATCAACGAGCTCTATTATAAAGTGCGGGATCTCTACCTGAAGGAAGGTGGCGCCTACCCCGACCCCATCGTCAAACTCAGTTGGGACTACGGCGAGAAGGATGGACAGGGCAAAGTCAAACATCTCGACACCCACGCCATTGCTAAGGAAATCAACGGCTATTACCTGCAGGACGTTTACGACACCAAGGTTGAGCCGCCCAAGTTGGTGGGCAAAAAGGGAGATCTGGTACCCAGTTTCGCCTTTCTGCAGGCCGACGGTTCCACCTCGAGCGGCAACTGGCTGTATTGCAACTCGTACGTGCTCAAGGACGGCAAGGAGGTCAACATGATGGCCCGGCGCGGCAAGGAGGACCCCACCGGTCTCGGCCTCTATTCCAATTGGTCCTGGTCTTGGCCGGTCAATCGGCGGATCATTTACAATCGGGCCTCGGTGGATCTGCAGGGCCAGCCGTGGGATCCGGAACGGCCGCTACTTACCTGGGATGCTGCCAAACCCGGCTGGGTCGGTGATGTACCCGACGGCGGAGCCCCGCCGATGGGTGTTTCCGGCGGCCTGCCATTCATCATGAAATCGGACGGTGTCGCCTCAGTCTTCGGCCCGGGCCTCGCTGAAGGACCGTTCCCGGAGCATTACGAGGCGTTGGAGTGCCCGCTGGAAGAAAATGCCATGTCGAAGCAGCGGATCAACCCGACCATCAAGATCTTCGGCGATCAGATGGATGCCTTCTTCTCCTGTGACCTGCGCTATCCCTTTGTCGGCACCACCTACCGGGTGACGGAACATTGGCAGACCGGCTGTATGACCCGGCACTGTTCCTGGCTGTTGGAGATGCAACCGCAGAACTTCGTCGAGATGAGCTTTGAGTTGGCGAAAGAACTGGGCATTAGCAACGGCGAAACGGTGGTTGTCTCCTCCGGCCGCGGCGAGGTGAAGGCGGTGGCCCTGGTGTCCGAGCGGTTTAAGCCGTTCAAGGTGATGAACACCACCGTGCATCAGGTTGGTCTACCCTGGCACTTCGGCTGGCAGTTTCCCGAGGACGGCAGCGGCTATGACAGCGCCAACCTCCTGACACCGAACGTGGGTGACGCGAATACAATGATACCCGAGTCAAAGGCCTTCATGGTCAACGTTCGGAAGGCATAG
- the pncA gene encoding bifunctional nicotinamidase/pyrazinamidase yields MKRALLVTDIQNDFLPGGALAVPDGDAIIPYVLKLMRDRSRYDLLVVIQDWHPRNHGSFASNHPGAEPFALGELAGLPQVFWPDHCVQGTKGAHLHPQISDCLAEMVKGGAAAIIIQKGQDSQVDSYSAFFDNARRHDTGLDRALEEYAIEAVDIVGLAFDYCVRATALDAASLGYRTRVLLNGTRSIDTSVLQAVIAELTAAGVICLEE; encoded by the coding sequence ATGAAACGGGCACTGTTGGTGACGGACATACAGAACGACTTTCTGCCTGGCGGCGCGCTGGCCGTGCCGGACGGCGACGCGATCATCCCGTACGTGCTGAAGCTGATGCGGGATCGGTCGCGCTACGACCTCCTGGTGGTTATTCAGGATTGGCATCCGCGAAATCATGGCTCCTTCGCCTCCAATCACCCCGGTGCGGAACCCTTTGCGCTCGGTGAGCTGGCCGGTTTGCCCCAGGTGTTCTGGCCCGACCATTGTGTTCAGGGAACCAAAGGGGCGCATCTACACCCGCAGATAAGCGACTGCCTGGCTGAGATGGTCAAAGGCGGTGCGGCGGCGATTATTATCCAGAAGGGCCAGGATTCTCAGGTCGATTCCTATTCCGCCTTCTTCGACAACGCCCGACGCCACGATACCGGACTCGATCGGGCGCTGGAGGAATACGCTATCGAAGCGGTGGACATCGTCGGTCTGGCCTTCGATTATTGCGTGCGCGCTACGGCTCTTGACGCGGCCTCTCTTGGCTATCGGACGAGAGTTTTGCTCAACGGCACCCGGTCCATAGATACGTCTGTGCTGCAGGCGGTGATCGCTGAGCTAACGGCGGCTGGGGTCATCTGTCTAGAGGAATGA
- a CDS encoding nicotinate phosphoribosyltransferase, with the protein MERRAQTQDGENVSRALATDLYQLTMAQGYFATGMADRASIFHMFYRSPPFGGRYVVAAGIGSFSEWLETFCFSKDDLAFLATLSGAGGRPLFSRSFLDYLARWRFRGSIDAIPEGTIVFPHQPMVRVRAPLLDAQLIETPLLAIVNHQSLIATKASRVRLAAGDDEVLEFGLRRAPGLEGGLAASRAAYIGGVDATSNVLAAQRFSIPARGTHAHSWVLAFADEQEAFLAYAELFPHNSVLLVDTYETVRGVRNAIAVGRRLRQQGAELLGIRLDSGDLAYLAGEARKLLDEAGFTATKIVASGDLDEHLLCSLKSQGAPIDVWGVGTKLVTAFDEPALGGVYKLAAVDDEQGRLMERMKICDQPEKTSIPGCLDTVRLKRDGFCVGDCIFDTLSESRPDRDGGAVNIISVTHPWQNKRVTLAGISGSLLLEPLFVDGQRVGGNESVAAMRQRTLDGLAGFDRTILRLLNPHSYPAGLSEKLYQRRETLRAAGLAANRHGLPNDRTAR; encoded by the coding sequence ATGGAGAGAAGAGCACAGACGCAGGATGGAGAAAACGTTTCCCGGGCGCTGGCGACGGATCTCTACCAGCTGACCATGGCGCAGGGATATTTTGCCACCGGGATGGCCGATCGAGCCAGCATCTTCCATATGTTCTATCGGTCCCCGCCCTTCGGTGGTCGGTATGTGGTGGCTGCCGGCATCGGGTCGTTCTCTGAATGGTTGGAAACCTTTTGCTTCAGCAAGGATGACTTGGCCTTTCTCGCCACCTTGTCCGGTGCGGGCGGACGACCGCTGTTTTCTCGGTCATTTCTTGACTATCTGGCGCGCTGGCGATTTCGTGGTTCAATCGATGCGATCCCGGAAGGGACCATCGTCTTTCCTCACCAACCCATGGTTCGGGTGCGGGCGCCCCTGCTCGACGCGCAGCTCATCGAGACGCCGCTGCTGGCCATTGTCAATCACCAGAGCCTGATAGCCACCAAGGCCTCACGGGTTCGTCTTGCTGCCGGTGACGACGAGGTCTTGGAGTTCGGCTTGCGACGGGCACCCGGGCTTGAGGGTGGTCTGGCGGCCAGCCGGGCGGCATACATCGGCGGCGTGGATGCCACCTCCAATGTCCTGGCGGCACAACGCTTCTCGATTCCGGCTCGAGGGACACACGCGCATAGTTGGGTCCTGGCCTTTGCCGATGAGCAGGAAGCGTTTTTGGCCTATGCCGAGCTCTTTCCTCACAACTCGGTACTACTCGTCGACACCTATGAGACCGTGAGGGGGGTGCGAAATGCCATCGCCGTCGGTCGCAGGCTGCGTCAACAAGGGGCCGAACTGCTCGGCATCCGGCTCGATTCCGGCGATCTCGCCTACCTGGCCGGCGAGGCGCGGAAGCTGCTGGATGAGGCGGGCTTTACCGCTACCAAGATTGTCGCTTCGGGAGATCTGGACGAGCATCTCCTGTGTAGTTTGAAAAGTCAGGGGGCGCCCATCGATGTCTGGGGGGTGGGCACCAAACTGGTGACGGCTTTCGACGAGCCGGCCTTGGGTGGTGTCTATAAGCTTGCGGCGGTGGACGATGAACAGGGCCGGTTGATGGAACGCATGAAAATCTGCGACCAGCCGGAGAAGACCTCGATCCCCGGCTGCCTTGACACCGTTCGGCTAAAACGGGATGGCTTTTGTGTCGGCGACTGTATTTTCGACACCCTCTCCGAGTCGCGCCCGGATCGAGATGGAGGAGCGGTGAACATCATATCGGTGACGCACCCGTGGCAGAACAAGCGCGTCACCCTGGCTGGCATCAGCGGCAGCCTGCTGCTCGAGCCACTCTTTGTCGACGGACAAAGGGTTGGTGGTAACGAGTCCGTGGCTGCCATGCGGCAGCGGACGCTGGACGGCCTGGCAGGTTTCGATCGGACCATTCTTCGCTTGCTGAACCCCCACAGTTATCCTGCCGGATTATCGGAAAAACTCTATCAGAGACGGGAGACCCTGCGGGCCGCAGGGCTGGCCGCCAATCGTCATGGTTTGCCAAACGATCGGACAGCAAGGTGA
- a CDS encoding PAS domain-containing protein, with amino-acid sequence MSDSNNSDYLTLAEIFSYDPNFQELMLNMLQSAFESSFQGVMITEAEPGYPIIYVNPAICEMTGYTRKEFIGQSPAMLQGEKTDPAVLVELREKLDQGEIFQGRTYNYRKDGSEFLMEWRIVPIRGAEGEIANYLAFQREVPLTDAR; translated from the coding sequence ATGTCGGATTCGAACAACTCTGATTACCTCACCTTGGCCGAGATCTTCAGTTATGATCCGAATTTTCAAGAACTCATGCTGAACATGCTGCAATCGGCATTTGAATCGTCATTCCAGGGAGTTATGATTACCGAGGCAGAACCCGGTTATCCCATTATCTATGTTAATCCGGCCATCTGCGAAATGACCGGATACACGCGCAAGGAGTTCATTGGCCAGTCACCGGCCATGCTCCAGGGCGAAAAGACCGACCCGGCGGTACTTGTGGAATTACGTGAAAAACTCGACCAGGGAGAAATCTTCCAGGGGAGGACCTACAATTATCGAAAAGACGGATCTGAGTTCCTCATGGAATGGCGGATTGTCCCCATCCGTGGAGCGGAAGGCGAGATAGCAAACTACCTGGCCTTCCAGCGTGAAGTTCCGCTAACCGATGCTCGTTGA